The Nycticebus coucang isolate mNycCou1 chromosome 5, mNycCou1.pri, whole genome shotgun sequence genome window below encodes:
- the CNR1 gene encoding cannabinoid receptor 1 — MKSVLDGLADTTFRTITTDLLYVGSNDIQYEDIKGDMASKLGYFPQKFPLTSFRGSPFQEKMTAGDSPQLVPGDQVNITEFYNRSLSSLRESEESVQCGENFMDMECFMILNPSQQLAIAVLSLTLGTFTVLENLLVLCVILHSRSLRCRPSYHFIGSLAVADLLGSVIFVYSFVDFHVFHRKDSPNVFLFKLGGVTASFTASVGSLFLTAIDRYISIHRPLAYKRIVTRPKAVVAFCLMWTIAIVIAVLPLLGWNCKKLQSVCSDIFPLIDETYLMFWIGVTSVLLLFIVYAYMYILWKAHSHAVRMLQRGTQKSIIIHTSEDGKVQVTRPDQARMDIRLAKTLVLILVVLIICWGPLLAIMVYDVFGKMNKLVKTVFAFCSMLCLLNSTVNPIIYALRSQDLRHAFRSMFPACEGAAQPLDNSVGDSDCLHKHTNNAASVHRAAESCIKSTVKIAKVTMSVSTDTSAEAL; from the coding sequence ATGAAGTCCGTCCTGGATGGCCTTGCTGACACCACCTTCCGCACCATCACCACCGACCTCCTGTATGTGGGCTCCAATGACATTCAGTACGAAGACATCAAAGGCGACATGGCATCCAAATTAGGGTACTTCCCACAGAAATTTCCCCTGACTTCATTCAGGGGAAGTCCCTTCCAAGAGAAGATGACCGCTGGGGACAGCCCCCAGCTGGTGCCCGGAGACCAGGTGAACATCACAGAATTCTACAACAGGTCTCTGTCCTCCTTGCGGGAGAGCGAGGAGAGTGTCCAGTGCGGCGAGAATTTCATGGACATGGAGTGCTTCATGATCCTGAACCCCAGTCAGCAGCTGGCCATCGCGGTGCTGTCCCTGACGCTGGGTACCTTCACGGTGCTGGAGAATCTGCTGGTGCTGTGCGTCATCCTGCACTCGCGCAGCCTGCGCTGCCGGCCCTCCTACCACTTCATTGGCAGCCTGGCCGTGGCGGACCTGCTGGGCAGTGTCATCTTCGTCTATAGCTTCGTGGACTTCCACGTGTTCCACCGCAAGGACAGTCCCAACGTGTTTCTGTTCAAACTGGGCGGGGTCACGGCCTCCTTCACCGCCTCGGTGGGCAGCCTGTTCCTCACGGCCATCGACAGGTACATTTCCATTCACAGGCCCCTGGCCTACAAAAGGATCGTCACCAGGCCCAAGGCGGTGGTGGCGTTTTGCCTGATGTGGACCATAGCGATTGTGATCGCCGTGCTGCCACTGCTGGGCTGGAATTGCAAGAAGCTGCAGTCTGTGTGCTCCGACATCTTCCCGCTCATCGATGAGACCTACCTGATGTTCTGGATCGGCGTCACCAGCGTGCTGCTGCTGTTCATCGTGTACGCCTACATGTACATTCTCTGGAAGGCGCACAGCCATGCCGTGCGCATGCTGCAGCGCGGCACCCAGAAGAGCATCATCATCCACACGTCGGAGGACGGCAAGGTGCAGGTGACGCGGCCAGACCAGGCGCGCATGGACATCAGGCTGGCCAAGACCCTGGTCCTCATCCTGGTGGTGCTGATCATCTGCTGGGGCCCCCTGCTGGCCATCATGGTGTACGACGTCTTCGGGAAGATGAACAAGCTGGTGAAGACGGTGTTCGCCTTCTGCAGCATGCTCTGCCTGCTCAACTCCACCGTGAACCCCATCATCTACGCTCTGCGGAGCCAGGACCTGCGGCACGCCTTCCGCAGCATGTTCCCGGCCTGCGAGGGCGCGGCGCAGCCGCTGGACAACAGCGTGGGCGACTCGGACTGCCTGCACAAGCACACCAACAACGCTGCCAGCGTGCACAGGGCCGCCGAGAGCTGCATCAAGAGCACGGTCAAGATCGCCAAGGTCACCATGTCCGTGTCCACAGACACGTCCGCCGAGGCTCTGTGA
- the LOC128585696 gene encoding elongation factor 1-alpha 1-like — MGKEKTHINIVVIGHVDSGKSTTTGHLIYKCGGIDKRTIEKFEKEAAEMRKGSFKYAWVLDKLKAECERGITIDISLWKFETSKYYVTIIDAPGPRDFIKNMITGTSQADCAVLIVAAGVGEFEAGISKNGQTREHALLAYTLGVKQLIVGVNKMDSTEPPYSQKRYEEIVKEVSTYIKKIGYNPDTVAFVPISGWIGDNMLEPSANMPWFKGWKVTRKDGNASGTTLLEALDCILPPTCPTDKPLRLPLQDVYKIGGIGTVPVGRVETGVLKPGMVVTFAPVNVTTEVKSVEMHHEALSEALPGDNVGFNVKNVSVKDVRRGNVAGDSKNDPPMEAAGFTAQVIILNHPGQISAGYAPVLDCHTAHIACKFAELKEKIDRRSGKKLEDGPKFLKSGDTAIVDMVPGKPMCVESFSDYPPLDRFAVRDMRQTVAVGVIKAVDKKAAGAGKVTKSAQKAQKAK; from the coding sequence atggggaaggaaaagaCTCATATCAACATCGTTGTCATTGGACACGTAGATTCGGGCAAGTCCACCACTACTGGCCATCTGATCTACAAATGTGGTGGCATTGACAAGAGAACCATTGAAAAATTCGAGAAAGAGGCTGCTGAGATGAGAAAGGGCTCCTTCAAGTACGCGTGGGTCTTGGATAAACTGAAGGCTGAATGTGAGCGTGGTATCACCATTGATATCTCCCTgtggaaatttgagaccagcaaatACTATGTTACTATCATTGATGCCCCAGGACCCAGAGACTTTATCAAAAACATGATTACAGGCACATCTCAGGCTGACTGTGCTGTCCTGATAGTTGCTGCTGGTGTTGGTGAATTTGAAGCTGGTATCTCAAAGAATGGGCAGACCCGTGAGCATGCCCTTCTGGCTTACACACTAGGTGTGAAACAACTAATTGTTGGCGTTAACAAGATGGATTCCACTGAGCCGCCCTACAGCCAGAAGAGATACGAGGAAATCGTTAAAGAAGTCAGCACTTACATTAAGAAAATTGGCTACAACCCTGACACAGTAGCATTCGTGCCAATTTCTGGTTGGATTGGTGACAACATGTTGGAGCCAAGTGCAAACATGCCTTGGTTCAAGGGATGGAAAGTCACCCGGAAGGATGGCAATGCCAGTGGAACCACGCTGCTTGAAGCTCTGGATTGCATTCTGCCACCAACTTGTCCAACTGACAAGCCCTTGCGTCTGCCTCTGCAGGATGTCTACAAAATTGGTGGTATTGGTACTGTCCCTGTGGGCCGAGTGGAGACTGGTGTTCTCAAACCTGGCATGGTGGTCACCTTTGCTCCAGTTAATGTTACAACTGAAGTAAAGTCTGTTGAAATGCACCATGAAGCTTTGAGTGAAGCTCTTCCAGGAGACAACGTGGGCTTCAATGTCAAGAATGTGTCTGTCAAAGATGTTCGTCGTGGCAATGTTGCTGGTGATAGCAAAAATGACCCACCAATGGAAGCAGCTGGCTTCACTGCTCAGGTGATTATCCTGAACCATCCAGGCCAAATTAGTGCTGGCTACGCTCCTGTACTGgattgtcacacagctcacattgcCTGCAAGTTTGCTGAGCTGAAGGAAAAGATTGACCGCCGCTCTGGTAAAAAGCTGGAAGATGGCCCTAAATTCCTGAAATCCGGTGACACTGCCATCGTCGATATGGTTCCTGGCAAACCCATGTGTGTTGAGAGCTTCTCAGATTATCCTCCTCTGGATCGTTTTGCTGTTCGTGACATGAGACAGACAGTTGCTGTTGGTGTCATCAAAGCAGTGGACAAGAAAGCTGCTGGAGCTGGCAAGGTCACCAAGTCTGCCCAGAAAGCTCAGAAGGCTAAATGA